A genomic region of Alicyclobacillus sp. SO9 contains the following coding sequences:
- a CDS encoding plastocyanin/azurin family copper-binding protein: MKRAMIYVPAVLLAIGIGGLATIQVLAQRNAQAAHWNSTSYDSPAPSMAMMQSFTQGSPRAAQTISKQQANAAMETSLQNATLSKNTNTVTYRKQNVTVVFFAGPEQADGKFVVGGLVNPTIQVRKGAHVQFKVINMDTGMPHGIEMTTANPPYSYMSMMQGGIYPGSFIAPLPEAQNGQYAVASSDFVANQSGHFHYLCQVPGHAAKGMYGKMIVS; encoded by the coding sequence ATGAAAAGAGCAATGATATATGTACCGGCCGTGCTGCTCGCAATTGGGATTGGCGGTCTTGCAACTATTCAGGTCCTGGCCCAGAGAAACGCGCAAGCTGCACATTGGAACAGCACGTCTTACGACTCGCCTGCTCCGAGTATGGCTATGATGCAATCCTTTACTCAAGGGAGTCCAAGGGCCGCACAGACGATATCCAAACAACAAGCAAATGCAGCCATGGAAACCTCATTACAGAATGCAACATTGTCCAAAAATACAAATACTGTAACATACCGCAAGCAGAACGTGACCGTTGTTTTTTTTGCCGGACCAGAGCAGGCTGATGGGAAATTTGTCGTTGGCGGACTCGTTAACCCTACAATTCAGGTTCGAAAAGGAGCACATGTCCAGTTCAAGGTGATTAACATGGACACCGGTATGCCCCATGGTATAGAGATGACCACAGCAAACCCGCCGTACTCCTATATGTCAATGATGCAGGGAGGCATCTATCCCGGCTCCTTCATTGCTCCCTTACCTGAGGCACAAAATGGTCAATACGCTGTGGCGTCGTCCGACTTCGTTGCCAATCAAAGCGGTCACTTTCATTACCTCTGTCAAGTGCCCGGGCATGCCGCCAAAGGCATGTACGGCAAGATGATTGTAAGTTAA
- a CDS encoding nuclear transport factor 2 family protein, translating into MEHLINGLSARNYMEQLVKECFTEPAESAHKVADNYMAQNYTQTTDGKSVTRDEQIAHLEYVQEHMLSMEFNIQQVVYDGEWLAERHIGKSVFNDGRTVESEVSTFFRIVDGKIVETHEITRPMSNDESDRSIHTAH; encoded by the coding sequence GTGGAACACCTAATCAACGGTTTATCCGCGAGAAACTACATGGAACAATTGGTAAAGGAATGTTTTACGGAGCCTGCAGAATCGGCGCATAAAGTCGCCGACAATTATATGGCACAGAATTATACGCAGACAACTGATGGAAAATCGGTAACAAGAGACGAACAAATTGCACATTTAGAGTATGTACAGGAGCACATGCTATCGATGGAGTTTAACATCCAACAAGTGGTTTACGACGGTGAGTGGCTTGCTGAACGACACATAGGAAAATCTGTGTTTAATGACGGGAGGACGGTGGAAAGTGAAGTGAGTACATTTTTTCGCATTGTCGATGGAAAAATCGTGGAGACGCACGAGATTACTCGCCCGATGTCGAATGACGAAAGCGATCGCAGTATTCATACTGCACACTAA
- the helD gene encoding RNA polymerase recycling motor HelD — MDARDWQVEQERLRYVVEKVKGKIVALEPKVSGLAQQVTDIRKHFWEEVTVNTSTPEDFEETFYSINQQHAVLAERERGHGLLMKQWNDLNRLLPSPYFGRIDFHEDGLNATEQVYIGVSSFIEEDGLDFLVYDWRTPIANMYYDGSPGAAFYDAPSGRISGKMELKRQYQIQNGQLLHMFDASLTIGDELLQQVLGKGADPQMKSIVATIQREQNAIIRDVKSRMLIVQGAAGSGKTSAALQRVAFLLYKNRDTLNADQVILFSPNPIFNSYVSTVLPELGEENMQQATFQEYLEYELGASFALEDPFEQFEYEWTGRQTPGYEARLQGMKYKASEAFLNAINNYVLWLGCKGILFNSIRFRNRELITEEQMKSKFYSYPTSLKLDNRVVLLQKWLLDELALLERQEMEAEWVQEELNYLDNDEYADVFGELHKEREVFDIHEQFAVIQERIHKKRREDEGDFDFARREEELLRKKLVKKRFQPLKRKVKKLKFVDVKGLYDQLFGDKASFEVMTNATDIPALWTDICKQTRCKLSRDELFYEDETPFLYLKELIEGVRTNTQIQYVVVDEGQDYSPFQYQYLKKLFPRARFTVLGDFRQAIFVQATHLHQSDSSLLRLYGHDETRVMNLVRSYRSTREIVMFTKGLLCDGEEIVPFDRGGKKPLLMRMSSRDKRDTQLLRDIASLRSEGFDSIAIITKSASESRKAYESLQTRGCDDLMLTTKQTPTFEKGVMMIPVYLAKGVEFDAVIIYDASYQAYNRENERTLLYTACTRAMHRLLLYSVGDWSPFVQAVGQNLYESTHEGRNEIEGQS; from the coding sequence ATGGATGCAAGAGATTGGCAAGTTGAACAAGAGCGGCTGCGCTATGTTGTGGAGAAAGTCAAAGGGAAAATTGTCGCGTTGGAACCGAAGGTGTCCGGTCTTGCCCAACAGGTGACGGACATCCGCAAACATTTTTGGGAGGAAGTCACGGTTAACACAAGCACCCCTGAAGACTTCGAAGAGACCTTTTATTCAATTAACCAGCAGCACGCTGTTTTAGCGGAAAGGGAGCGGGGGCACGGGCTGTTGATGAAACAATGGAATGATTTAAACAGACTTCTCCCATCTCCATATTTCGGGCGCATCGACTTCCATGAGGATGGTCTGAACGCCACGGAGCAGGTCTACATCGGCGTGTCTTCGTTTATTGAAGAAGATGGATTAGATTTCTTGGTCTATGACTGGCGTACTCCAATTGCCAACATGTACTACGATGGGTCTCCGGGTGCCGCTTTTTATGATGCTCCGTCTGGACGCATTTCTGGAAAGATGGAATTGAAGCGGCAATATCAGATTCAAAATGGACAGTTGCTTCATATGTTTGACGCAAGCTTAACGATTGGTGACGAGTTGTTGCAGCAAGTGCTGGGAAAAGGCGCAGATCCTCAAATGAAGAGTATTGTTGCTACCATTCAGAGGGAGCAAAATGCCATTATCCGAGATGTAAAGAGTCGGATGCTAATCGTGCAGGGTGCCGCCGGCAGCGGCAAGACATCTGCAGCGTTGCAGCGTGTAGCATTCCTACTATACAAGAACCGAGATACCCTGAACGCTGACCAGGTGATTCTCTTTTCTCCCAATCCCATTTTCAACAGTTATGTATCCACTGTCCTTCCGGAACTTGGAGAGGAGAACATGCAGCAGGCGACATTTCAGGAATACCTCGAATACGAGTTGGGTGCATCGTTTGCACTTGAAGACCCCTTCGAACAGTTTGAATATGAATGGACTGGGCGACAGACTCCTGGATATGAAGCTCGTCTTCAAGGTATGAAGTACAAGGCATCGGAAGCGTTCTTAAATGCCATCAACAACTATGTGTTGTGGCTGGGATGTAAAGGCATCCTGTTCAACAGCATTCGATTTAGGAACCGTGAACTCATCACGGAGGAGCAAATGAAATCAAAATTTTACAGCTATCCGACGTCTTTGAAATTGGACAATCGTGTCGTACTGCTACAAAAGTGGTTGCTTGATGAGCTCGCTTTGCTCGAACGTCAGGAGATGGAGGCAGAGTGGGTTCAAGAGGAATTGAATTACCTTGACAATGACGAATATGCGGACGTCTTCGGCGAGTTGCACAAGGAGAGAGAAGTCTTTGACATTCACGAGCAATTTGCCGTAATACAAGAAAGAATTCACAAAAAACGGCGAGAAGACGAAGGTGATTTTGACTTCGCCCGTCGGGAGGAAGAACTTCTCCGCAAAAAGCTCGTAAAGAAGCGTTTCCAACCTCTGAAGCGAAAGGTGAAAAAACTCAAGTTCGTTGACGTCAAGGGTCTATACGATCAGTTGTTCGGCGACAAAGCGAGTTTTGAGGTGATGACAAATGCGACGGATATCCCTGCTCTATGGACAGACATTTGCAAACAGACAAGATGTAAGCTCAGTCGAGACGAGTTGTTTTATGAAGACGAAACCCCGTTTTTATACTTAAAAGAACTGATTGAGGGCGTTCGGACAAATACGCAGATCCAGTATGTGGTTGTCGATGAGGGTCAGGACTATTCACCGTTTCAATACCAGTATCTTAAGAAACTGTTTCCTCGTGCTCGTTTTACTGTACTCGGTGATTTTAGGCAGGCAATATTCGTTCAGGCTACGCATTTGCACCAATCGGACTCCTCTTTGCTGCGACTGTATGGTCATGATGAAACGAGGGTGATGAACCTTGTACGCAGCTATCGTTCGACCCGAGAAATAGTCATGTTCACGAAAGGCTTACTCTGTGACGGAGAAGAGATTGTCCCCTTTGACCGAGGCGGTAAGAAACCTCTTCTCATGCGTATGAGCAGTAGAGACAAGCGAGACACGCAATTATTGAGAGATATCGCGTCGCTTAGATCCGAAGGATTTGACTCTATCGCGATTATTACAAAGAGCGCATCGGAAAGCCGCAAGGCTTATGAATCCCTGCAGACACGAGGCTGCGACGACCTTATGCTTACTACGAAACAGACGCCTACCTTTGAAAAGGGAGTGATGATGATTCCGGTATATCTGGCAAAGGGAGTTGAATTCGACGCGGTCATTATCTATGATGCGTCCTATCAAGCTTACAATCGGGAAAACGAGCGTACGCTTCTGTACACTGCGTGTACGCGGGCAATGCACCGGCTGCTACTGTACTCAGTAGGGGATTGGTCGCCTTTTGTGCAGGCTGTAGGTCAGAACCTGTACGAGTCGACACATGAAGGACGTAACGAGATAGAAGGCCAGTCATAA